One stretch of Deltaproteobacteria bacterium DNA includes these proteins:
- a CDS encoding DUF2442 domain-containing protein, which translates to MTFLPVVVRAEHRGEYKIHVLFNDGVQRTIDFSRWIQRPIFEPLKDVEYFRRFVVEAGTVSCPNGADVAPETPYARATSTEAA; encoded by the coding sequence ATGACCTTCCTCCCCGTCGTCGTACGGGCCGAGCACCGCGGTGAGTACAAGATCCACGTGCTCTTCAACGACGGCGTCCAGCGTACGATCGACTTCTCGCGCTGGATCCAGAGGCCGATCTTCGAGCCGCTGAAGGACGTCGAGTACTTCCGGCGTTTCGTGGTCGAGGCCGGGACCGTGTCGTGCCCGAACGGTGCCGACGTGGCCCCGGAAACCCCCTACGCGCGGGCGACCTCTACCGAAGCGGCGTGA